From a region of the Chrysemys picta bellii isolate R12L10 chromosome 7, ASM1138683v2, whole genome shotgun sequence genome:
- the HNRNPH3 gene encoding heterogeneous nuclear ribonucleoprotein H3 isoform X2, producing MDWTGKHNGPNDTSSDGTVRLRGLPFGCSKEEIVQFFQGLEIVPNGITLTLDYQGRSTGEAFVQFASKEIAENALGKHKERIGHRYIEIFKSSKSEIRGFYDPPRRMMGQQRPGPYDRPIGGRGGYYGAGRGRYGGFDDYGGYNNYGYGNDGYDDRMRDGRGMGGHGYSGAGDASSGFHGGHFVHMRGLPFRATENDIANFFSPLNPIRVHIDIGADGRATGEADVEFVTHEDAVAAMSKDKNNMQHRYIELFLNSTAGGGSGMGGYGRDGMDQGGYGSVGRMGMGSNYSGGYGTPDGLGGYGRGSGNSGGYYGQGSMGGGGWRGMY from the exons ATGGACTGGACTGGGAAACACAATGGTCCAAATGATACATCTAGTGATGGAACAGTACGACTTCGTGGACTGCCATTTGGTTGCAGCAAAGAGGAGATTGTTCAGTTCTTTCAAG GGTTGGAAATCGTGCCAAATGGGATAACATTGACGCTGGACTACCAGGGGAGAAGCACAGGGGAGGCCTTCGTGCAGTTTGCTTCAAAGGAGATAGCAGAAAATGCTCTGGGGAAACACAAGGAAAGAATAGGGCACAG GTATATTGAAATCTTCAAAAGTAGTAAGAGTGAAATCAGAGGATTCTATGACCCACCAAGAAGAATGATGGGACAGCAACGACCGGGACCATATGATAGACCAATAGGAGGAAGAGGGGGTTATTATGGAGCTGGGCGTGGAA GATATGGTGGCTTTGATGATTATGGTGGATATAATAACTATGGCTATGGAAATGATGGCTATGACGACAGAATGAGAGATGGGAGAG GTATGGGAGGACATGGCTATAGTGGAGCTGGAGATGCAAGTTCAGGTTTCCATGGTGGTCATTTTGTTCATATGAGAGGATTGCCTTTTCGAGCTACAGAAAATGATATTGCTAAC TTTTTCTCACCACTGAATCCTATAAGAGTTCACATTGATATTGGGGCAGATGGAAGAGCAACAGGAGAAGCAGATGTGGAGTTTGTAACACATGAAGATGCAGTGGCTGCCATGTCTAAGGATAAAAATAACATGC AACATCGATATATTGAACTGTTTCTGAATTCAACTGCTGGAGGAGGCTCGGGAATGGGAGGCTATGGCAGAGATGGAATGG ATCAAGGAGGTTATGGCTCTGTTGGCAGAATGGGAATGGGTAGCAATTACAGTGGAGGATATGGTACTCCTGATGGCTTGGGTGGATATG GTCGTGGCAGTGGAAATAGTGGTGGATACTATGGGCAAGGCAGTATGGGCGGAGGTGGATGGCGTGGAATGTACTGA
- the HNRNPH3 gene encoding heterogeneous nuclear ribonucleoprotein H3 isoform X1 yields MDWTGKHNGPNDTSSDGTVRLRGLPFGCSKEEIVQFFQGLEIVPNGITLTLDYQGRSTGEAFVQFASKEIAENALGKHKERIGHRYIEIFKSSKSEIRGFYDPPRRMMGQQRPGPYDRPIGGRGGYYGAGRGSMYDRMRRGGGGYDGGYGGFDDYGGYNNYGYGNDGYDDRMRDGRGMGGHGYSGAGDASSGFHGGHFVHMRGLPFRATENDIANFFSPLNPIRVHIDIGADGRATGEADVEFVTHEDAVAAMSKDKNNMQHRYIELFLNSTAGGGSGMGGYGRDGMDQGGYGSVGRMGMGSNYSGGYGTPDGLGGYGRGSGNSGGYYGQGSMGGGGWRGMY; encoded by the exons ATGGACTGGACTGGGAAACACAATGGTCCAAATGATACATCTAGTGATGGAACAGTACGACTTCGTGGACTGCCATTTGGTTGCAGCAAAGAGGAGATTGTTCAGTTCTTTCAAG GGTTGGAAATCGTGCCAAATGGGATAACATTGACGCTGGACTACCAGGGGAGAAGCACAGGGGAGGCCTTCGTGCAGTTTGCTTCAAAGGAGATAGCAGAAAATGCTCTGGGGAAACACAAGGAAAGAATAGGGCACAG GTATATTGAAATCTTCAAAAGTAGTAAGAGTGAAATCAGAGGATTCTATGACCCACCAAGAAGAATGATGGGACAGCAACGACCGGGACCATATGATAGACCAATAGGAGGAAGAGGGGGTTATTATGGAGCTGGGCGTGGAAGTATGTATGACAGAATGCGTCGAGGAGGTGGTGGATATGACGGTG GATATGGTGGCTTTGATGATTATGGTGGATATAATAACTATGGCTATGGAAATGATGGCTATGACGACAGAATGAGAGATGGGAGAG GTATGGGAGGACATGGCTATAGTGGAGCTGGAGATGCAAGTTCAGGTTTCCATGGTGGTCATTTTGTTCATATGAGAGGATTGCCTTTTCGAGCTACAGAAAATGATATTGCTAAC TTTTTCTCACCACTGAATCCTATAAGAGTTCACATTGATATTGGGGCAGATGGAAGAGCAACAGGAGAAGCAGATGTGGAGTTTGTAACACATGAAGATGCAGTGGCTGCCATGTCTAAGGATAAAAATAACATGC AACATCGATATATTGAACTGTTTCTGAATTCAACTGCTGGAGGAGGCTCGGGAATGGGAGGCTATGGCAGAGATGGAATGG ATCAAGGAGGTTATGGCTCTGTTGGCAGAATGGGAATGGGTAGCAATTACAGTGGAGGATATGGTACTCCTGATGGCTTGGGTGGATATG GTCGTGGCAGTGGAAATAGTGGTGGATACTATGGGCAAGGCAGTATGGGCGGAGGTGGATGGCGTGGAATGTACTGA
- the HNRNPH3 gene encoding heterogeneous nuclear ribonucleoprotein H3 isoform X4 produces MMGQQRPGPYDRPIGGRGGYYGAGRGRYGGFDDYGGYNNYGYGNDGYDDRMRDGRGMGGHGYSGAGDASSGFHGGHFVHMRGLPFRATENDIANFFSPLNPIRVHIDIGADGRATGEADVEFVTHEDAVAAMSKDKNNMQHRYIELFLNSTAGGGSGMGGYGRDGMDQGGYGSVGRMGMGSNYSGGYGTPDGLGGYGRGSGNSGGYYGQGSMGGGGWRGMY; encoded by the exons ATGATGGGACAGCAACGACCGGGACCATATGATAGACCAATAGGAGGAAGAGGGGGTTATTATGGAGCTGGGCGTGGAA GATATGGTGGCTTTGATGATTATGGTGGATATAATAACTATGGCTATGGAAATGATGGCTATGACGACAGAATGAGAGATGGGAGAG GTATGGGAGGACATGGCTATAGTGGAGCTGGAGATGCAAGTTCAGGTTTCCATGGTGGTCATTTTGTTCATATGAGAGGATTGCCTTTTCGAGCTACAGAAAATGATATTGCTAAC TTTTTCTCACCACTGAATCCTATAAGAGTTCACATTGATATTGGGGCAGATGGAAGAGCAACAGGAGAAGCAGATGTGGAGTTTGTAACACATGAAGATGCAGTGGCTGCCATGTCTAAGGATAAAAATAACATGC AACATCGATATATTGAACTGTTTCTGAATTCAACTGCTGGAGGAGGCTCGGGAATGGGAGGCTATGGCAGAGATGGAATGG ATCAAGGAGGTTATGGCTCTGTTGGCAGAATGGGAATGGGTAGCAATTACAGTGGAGGATATGGTACTCCTGATGGCTTGGGTGGATATG GTCGTGGCAGTGGAAATAGTGGTGGATACTATGGGCAAGGCAGTATGGGCGGAGGTGGATGGCGTGGAATGTACTGA
- the HNRNPH3 gene encoding heterogeneous nuclear ribonucleoprotein H3 isoform X3, whose amino-acid sequence MMGQQRPGPYDRPIGGRGGYYGAGRGSMYDRMRRGGGGYDGGYGGFDDYGGYNNYGYGNDGYDDRMRDGRGMGGHGYSGAGDASSGFHGGHFVHMRGLPFRATENDIANFFSPLNPIRVHIDIGADGRATGEADVEFVTHEDAVAAMSKDKNNMQHRYIELFLNSTAGGGSGMGGYGRDGMDQGGYGSVGRMGMGSNYSGGYGTPDGLGGYGRGSGNSGGYYGQGSMGGGGWRGMY is encoded by the exons ATGATGGGACAGCAACGACCGGGACCATATGATAGACCAATAGGAGGAAGAGGGGGTTATTATGGAGCTGGGCGTGGAAGTATGTATGACAGAATGCGTCGAGGAGGTGGTGGATATGACGGTG GATATGGTGGCTTTGATGATTATGGTGGATATAATAACTATGGCTATGGAAATGATGGCTATGACGACAGAATGAGAGATGGGAGAG GTATGGGAGGACATGGCTATAGTGGAGCTGGAGATGCAAGTTCAGGTTTCCATGGTGGTCATTTTGTTCATATGAGAGGATTGCCTTTTCGAGCTACAGAAAATGATATTGCTAAC TTTTTCTCACCACTGAATCCTATAAGAGTTCACATTGATATTGGGGCAGATGGAAGAGCAACAGGAGAAGCAGATGTGGAGTTTGTAACACATGAAGATGCAGTGGCTGCCATGTCTAAGGATAAAAATAACATGC AACATCGATATATTGAACTGTTTCTGAATTCAACTGCTGGAGGAGGCTCGGGAATGGGAGGCTATGGCAGAGATGGAATGG ATCAAGGAGGTTATGGCTCTGTTGGCAGAATGGGAATGGGTAGCAATTACAGTGGAGGATATGGTACTCCTGATGGCTTGGGTGGATATG GTCGTGGCAGTGGAAATAGTGGTGGATACTATGGGCAAGGCAGTATGGGCGGAGGTGGATGGCGTGGAATGTACTGA